The region TGAGGGGTTCCATTGGCCTCAGGGAGAATAGGGGTGGAAAGGGAGTAAATTGTCCGCAGGCGGAGCCACTGCACTGTGACTGGGACTGGTAGCCTCCCCCAGTTGAACTTTGGCCCTGGCTCTGGGTACCATCCTCGGAGGTCTGGTACTGACAACCGGGTCCGGTCTGTGTCTGGATCTGAAGGCCATCCTCAGAGTACTGCGTTCCACCGCTGTTATTGCATTCTACGGGTGCCGCCTATTAAAAGGATAACGGATAACGGTTAAATGTGCACcaagaaaaaacattttaaataataataagataatatagaatatataatacatatgttatttatttaatttctttaagaTGTTAACGATTAGATTAAGTTTTTGGCAGGTGttcacaataaaaataaaaaattgattaaaaataagGTTTTTTTCGATAATCAAAGAACTTTAATGAAAAGcgctttttattatatttagatttaaaataaaaacaaacaaaaatatggtTAGAATTGTAAATATAACATTTTGAAAAAGGTGAGGAATAACTTTGTAGGTATCTTAGCAGCTTGGTTAAACATAAGCCATAATTTAGTTTTAGCCTTAATTAACTTTTTGTAACACTgccaaatatatttttttctatgtAAGACACTACTTCTAGGggattttaattttcattacaTTCAGCCCGGACAGCACGCACAGTCCGGCGAGAACGACAGCAAATACGACGACGACAACGCGTTGGCCTTTCATGTTCAGTGTTTAATGGTCCGAGAACAAACTTCGACTGAGCACAATTTAGTATGTGTCCACACGCTTTAAAGCGTTAACAGCCACAAACACGGAGAGATAATTGAATGTATCGCCGATAAGACCACATACGGATTGAATATTTACACTCGCTTTATATTCACTCAACGGTCAACAGCTAGCTGCCCCAGAAAGGGGGCGTAAGACGATGGGTCAGGCCCACCCGAATGTTTAAAAACTTTCCATTGAGTCTCATTACCGATCACATCTGTCTGGGATTCCAAAATATCTTGGCAATGTACCCTCTAACATTGGCGAGTGCTCGTGCTCGTGGATGGGTTATCTTCTCTAGATCTGGTcagaaataaccgaaaaataatagaaatccCAGGCTTAGACTGTCTGTTTTTTAAAAGGTCAAGTGGTAACAGAcaacattttcaatttaatatttatgaatagaatttagacaaaacTTTATTTACTTTGTAAACAACAAACTTaaagtttctaaaataaaaaacaaccccttcaatttacatacataattattttttaatgctCGTTTCcgagaaaaacataaaaaaaagaaactctcAGGCTTAGACTGTCTGTTTTTTAAAAGGTCAAATGGCAACAAACAACACtttcaatttaatatttatgaataGAATTTATACAaaactttatatatttttaaaacaaaaaacctgaagtacctaaaataaaaaaaccccCTTTCATTTAcatctataaatatttttgaatgcTCATTTATTGTTTGGAATTGCTGGAAGCAAGACTTAAGGAGCCGGAGTTCCGGCAGCGGGGGTAGTGACGGACGCTGGTGTTCCGGGACGGCCTGTGGTCACAGCAGCAGTTGTCGGAGCATCACTAGTGCCAACAGCCCCGCTCGTGCTAGCGGCGGGCCTAGAAGTGGAGGGGGCGAGAGTCGGGGCGACAGTCGTGGCAGCGGAGGTGGTGGGTACGCCGTACTTGAGGCAGCTGTCCAGCAGATCGTAGGTAGCGGCAGTGTCGCGGACGTAGTTGCTCTCGGTCGTGTTGGTGCACTGGTACTCGGTGTCCTGAATGGCCTTGATGCCCATGCTCAGACTGCTGGCCGAGCTAGCGGCGTTGGTTGCGATATCATAGATGGTGGATACATCACCCTCAGCCTAGGTATTAATTAgacaattattatttaaaatcatcaaaggaatattaaaaataacccACCGCACTGGCGTAGCAGTTGAAGAAAGTGGTGGTGTCATTGTCCTTGTCACAAGTGGCAAAAGCACCGCACAGGGTGGACACTTCCTGCTGGTATTCCTTCTGCTGCGTGGTGGCCTCGGCTGTCAGGTTGGCGATCTGGGCGTTCGCGGTGCTGATGCAACCCTGGTACGAGCTGGAGAAGGTGGCGGCCACCTCGTTCAGCATGGGCAGATAGAGACTGAAGCACTGGCTGGTCACATCCGGGGCGACGATGGTGTCAAGGTCGCGGGCATGCACCAGATACTTGTCCAATGCACTCTGCAGTTGCAACTGTACATTGGGCTTGGCCTGAAGAACGAAAACATTACTTTCAACCGAACACATGAGGGCTGAgcaccaaaatattttttacttgAGCAGCCAGAAAGCTGGCGAGGATCAGGACACTACACAGAAGTTTCATAATGGCGGTATTTTGTCTTTTGGTCGGCGGTCGGATGTGAACTGTCGCTGGCAGAAAGCAGTGCCAAATGCTTTATATACGCGGCCGACGGGGCGGATGATTGATCCGTTTTCgcaaatgaaattttgtgaattttttcCGCGGCGGCGGAAGGTGATCAATTAGGAAGGTATTAAGACCTATGCGTAATGCCCAGAGCCCACAAATTGCTTTGCATGTGCATTCCCATCGATGCCATTCACGTGTATTCAGGGCCAAAAGATAAGATGGCCCAGACGCCACCCACCGGAAGCCGCGGTTATGTGCGGTTCTTTGAACTTGTCGAAAAGTCATTCGGCAGCTTAAGGGTTTACCATTTGCAGCGAATCAATCGCTGTAATGATTTTATATAATGAGTAATTAAATGGTATATCTAATGAAAAAATCAACCTACTTTttatctgaaaaaaaaagaattataaaGCAATTAATTGCAGACCAAGAAAAATATTCCTATTTTAGGTAAATATTCGCAtaacatttcattttttgcaagggtatccaaaagtatgcaatgaTTTTATACCGATCACAGTTTTGGACTTATTGGATCCACATTTGCAGACGGTCCGAACCGATAAGAACACCATATAAACAAACCATGAATCAACGTCAGATTACTTTTCCAATTTGGGCTTTTTTGCGTGGAAATTTCAGTCGATTTCTGATCAGAGACATGAAAAGTGCTTTAAATACATTGCTAGTTCTGCTCGTTGCCCTAAGGGTAAGCCTTGAATATAAACCGCTGCTTCTAgaactatattttataatccAGAGGACTTATTTTAGGTGTATGCTGAACCACCGAGGGCTTTGAGCAGCTTGTGTTCTTATTTGAATGACGGAAAAGAATCGGTTTCAAATCTAGGCACCACCAAGAAATGCTTTGCTCGCTATATGCCGGAATTGGAGAACGAAGGAGCCAGTTGGTCGCAGGGCTACAGTGGCTGCCAAAAGAGTGCCACCAATGAACGACAGTCACTGCTATCGAGGGTCAGTGATGCTCAGGAAAAGATTCGTAAGGCTGCCTTGGGACTAAATTCCTTTATAGAACGGTGCATGGCGATTAGCGAGGCTGTGGATTTTTTCAATTGTTTCGCCAAGATGGTAAGGCCTTAAACATCTACTAACTAAAAGCAAATataatcagttatatgtccTTTCTTTCAGTCCAAAGAGCACTTGACCACGGTGTACAGCATTTCCTTCAGTTCCTCCGAGGAGGCTGtgattttaaatcaaaaactaAGTTATATTCAAGTTGAACATTATCTTTGCACAAATCGCACTGAATACAATTATATCAAAACCACTGATCAGATATTTCAATCCTTGGACCAATGTCTGCAACAAAATGAAagtcattaaatatttataatattaaagtATAATACATACAAGTTTTTCTTTAACTTATCTTAGGTGTAACTACATATGCACTCAGAAGAtaagattcttttttttttatgggggAAATACAGGCTTAAAATTTAGTTTGCACATTGCAGTTAATTGGTGTTTATTTACCCGGTTATTATCTAACTACATGGTAACAGATAAATGGGCTTTACTCTATAAATTCATCGATTTCCAAACGACACTCTGTAAGTTCATTGTGTGCCTTTTTCAAAGCCTCCATATAGTTTTTCTGAGCCTCCAGGCTGCACAGTAGAAAAGTGCGATGCAGTGCATCGTAATCTTCGCGAAGACGAGTATATGCACTTGTCGcattgtaattaatttcagTTAAAATTTCCAGATTACGACTTCCCtggaaaaatatacaaaatacaacACTTATTTAAAcaatggaaaaaattaattaaaaataatattcttatgTTTGAAGCTTTTAAATATTACTCATTGTGTGCTTTAGAGATAATCTATTCTTTGTGTTTATTTAATGGTTGTTAAGTTACTATATTCATAACAAATTTCTCGAAGTGCATTTTATGGGTTAGTATGACTCAAAAAATAGGCGCAGCTGCCAGGCccattaaataattattaatatttttttcaacagTTTGTTTTTCTCGAAACTATTCAACTACGCaattatagtattttttaaataattccgTATTTTTAATGGACAAAATACTCACATTCTCACTTATGCACTGAAAATATTGCAGATCATCATCTAATGTATCGCAAATTCGCAGATTTCCGCACACAGCACTGGATCCCAGTTCGATCTGTAGTCGTTCCAGCTCCACATCCACCTCCAGATTGATGGTTGTCTCATTGGCGTTTAGTTCGCATATTTCGAAGGCATCTGAGTAGGCCAGCGAGGCATTGGCACTTGCCTCAGTGAACTCCTCATGACACTCGTCGATATTTAGATCCGGCGAGAGAGTCAGGTAGTCGATTATCCCACCGGCCTGCGAGTGGCCCGAATAGGTGGAAAGAAACAACAATGCCAAGACCCAG is a window of Drosophila bipectinata strain 14024-0381.07 chromosome 2R, DbipHiC1v2, whole genome shotgun sequence DNA encoding:
- the LOC108123582 gene encoding uncharacterized protein; the protein is MAFETCVQMEALRLFGRSETRCRLYWVLALLFLSTYSGHSQAGGIIDYLTLSPDLNIDECHEEFTEASANASLAYSDAFEICELNANETTINLEVDVELERLQIELGSSAVCGNLRICDTLDDDLQYFQCISENGSRNLEILTEINYNATSAYTRLREDYDALHRTFLLCSLEAQKNYMEALKKAHNELTECRLEIDEFIE
- the LOC108123583 gene encoding uncharacterized protein; its protein translation is MKSALNTLLVLLVALRVYAEPPRALSSLCSYLNDGKESVSNLGTTKKCFARYMPELENEGASWSQGYSGCQKSATNERQSLLSRVSDAQEKIRKAALGLNSFIERCMAISEAVDFFNCFAKMSKEHLTTVYSISFSSSEEAVILNQKLSYIQVEHYLCTNRTEYNYIKTTDQIFQSLDQCLQQNESH
- the LOC108123421 gene encoding uncharacterized protein, whose product is MKGQRVVVVVFAVVLAGLCVLSGLNAAPVECNNSGGTQYSEDGLQIQTQTGPGCQYQTSEDGTQSQGQSSTGGGYQSQSQCSGSACGQFTPFPPLFSLRPMEPLTWQPWGFQNNQQQQQLEAI
- the LOC108123375 gene encoding gamete and mating-type specific protein A → MKLLCSVLILASFLAAQAKPNVQLQLQSALDKYLVHARDLDTIVAPDVTSQCFSLYLPMLNEVAATFSSSYQGCISTANAQIANLTAEATTQQKEYQQEVSTLCGAFATCDKDNDTTTFFNCYASAAEGDVSTIYDIATNAASSASSLSMGIKAIQDTEYQCTNTTESNYVRDTAATYDLLDSCLKYGVPTTSAATTVAPTLAPSTSRPAASTSGAVGTSDAPTTAAVTTGRPGTPASVTTPAAGTPAP